A single region of the Anaerostipes rhamnosivorans genome encodes:
- a CDS encoding type II secretion system F family protein, with protein MGKKKGKKKKKKISTLQLLNFKNLQTEIYGYGYEYTFTKYVSNLFLYLFAVFCFGKLYQLEIKYILILCAIFFLLLPRVFLSEFKRLHEQKRFDDTVKYMRQLINCYDREPHKILPALKETRKVFQEEEPMYECITKAIQLIETNVDDPDMYQHAFKIIEKEYHCDEIRRLHSYLIRVEEEGGNFHQMLHILLNDTIRWQQRVYKFQKDKQWQRVLAVVMIFVCMILGLAMSIMFMQLRDQINIFKELSYQISQALFLGCYMFIFAKVQRSTDYSWLTVATKGNTEQISRDWELVRHMDKKKERKQAMLKTLISVPFFLAGIFLKNVYLGIAGVGIVYFMLTSPARKLNNAKKRLRKLVEMKFPVWLTNVILSLQGKNLYLSIKESLNKCPFVLKDEVKKMLSEMEEHPKSSLPFDHFANEVTTPEIQTAMGNLYSIGDSGENSDQLAILIENNNQLVDRAENLKNENKVALFGSNMYIPSFVMVMQIGTIMIILCMGFLKMMLKAV; from the coding sequence ATGGGAAAAAAGAAAGGAAAGAAAAAGAAGAAAAAAATCAGTACCTTGCAACTGCTTAATTTTAAAAATCTTCAGACGGAGATTTATGGATATGGTTATGAGTATACGTTTACAAAGTATGTCAGCAACCTGTTTTTGTATCTGTTTGCAGTTTTCTGTTTTGGAAAACTGTATCAGTTGGAAATTAAATATATCCTGATTTTGTGTGCAATTTTCTTTTTGCTTCTGCCACGGGTGTTTTTATCTGAGTTCAAACGCCTGCATGAGCAGAAGCGGTTTGATGATACTGTAAAATATATGCGCCAGCTAATCAACTGTTACGATCGGGAGCCGCACAAGATTCTGCCGGCGTTAAAGGAAACGAGAAAGGTTTTTCAGGAAGAAGAGCCGATGTATGAATGTATTACAAAAGCAATTCAACTGATCGAGACAAATGTCGATGATCCTGACATGTATCAACATGCTTTTAAGATCATAGAAAAAGAATACCACTGTGATGAAATCAGGCGGCTTCACTCTTATCTAATCCGGGTGGAAGAAGAAGGTGGAAACTTCCATCAAATGCTTCATATTCTTTTGAATGATACGATCCGATGGCAACAGCGGGTTTATAAATTTCAGAAGGATAAACAATGGCAGAGAGTCCTTGCCGTTGTCATGATTTTTGTTTGCATGATTTTAGGCTTGGCAATGTCTATCATGTTCATGCAGTTAAGGGATCAGATCAATATTTTTAAGGAATTGTCTTACCAGATATCACAGGCTCTTTTCCTTGGATGTTATATGTTTATCTTTGCAAAAGTACAACGATCCACAGATTATTCCTGGCTTACAGTCGCAACCAAGGGAAATACAGAACAGATCAGCCGGGATTGGGAACTTGTTCGTCATATGGATAAGAAAAAGGAACGAAAACAGGCAATGTTGAAAACGTTGATTTCGGTTCCTTTTTTTCTTGCAGGCATTTTTCTAAAAAATGTTTACTTAGGGATTGCTGGCGTAGGAATTGTTTATTTTATGCTGACCAGTCCAGCAAGAAAGTTAAATAATGCAAAAAAACGGTTGAGAAAACTTGTGGAAATGAAATTCCCGGTGTGGCTGACCAATGTGATTTTATCTTTGCAGGGAAAAAACCTGTACTTATCCATTAAAGAGTCTTTAAACAAATGTCCGTTTGTTTTAAAAGACGAAGTAAAAAAGATGCTTTCTGAAATGGAAGAGCATCCAAAATCCAGTCTTCCGTTTGACCATTTCGCCAATGAGGTGACAACACCGGAGATTCAAACAGCGATGGGAAATCTCTATAGCATTGGTGACAGCGGGGAAAATTCTGACCAGCTGGCAATCTTGATTGAAAACAATAATCAGTTGGTTGACCGGGCGGAAAACTTGAAAAATGAAAACAAGGTAGCGCTTTTTGGCTCTAATATGTATATCCCGTCGTTTGTTATGGTCATGCAGATCGGCACGATCATGATTATTTTGTGTATGGGATTTTTAAAGATGATGTTAAAAGCAGTATAG